From the Lathyrus oleraceus cultivar Zhongwan6 chromosome 4, CAAS_Psat_ZW6_1.0, whole genome shotgun sequence genome, one window contains:
- the LOC127138210 gene encoding subtilisin-like protease SBT4.8, whose translation MKKGILMSHSAGNSGSDVSTTSSVAPWLFSVAPTTIDRKFISNLLLGNGKNFIGSSVSTFPSNDTKIPIAEGIFSDDLDKTLVKGKKIISGAYGIVSNVSLNDMAFVSVNMQQNKCNNIHKQLSVGNAWQNKGITEPIAEFGSQKVQHVMVSHLNCHLPTTASYLAPKPNEEHVINKTSKPNPVKVNLL comes from the exons ATGAAGAAGGGAATACTCATGTCACATTCTGCAGGAAACTCTGGTTCTGACGTGAGTACTACTTCGAGTGTAGCACCTTGGTTATTTAGTGTTGCACCAACTACCATAGATCGCAAGTTCATTAGTAATCTCCTTCTTGGaaatggaaaaaatttcattGGTAGTTCAGTTAGTACTTTCCCTTCAAATGACACAAAAATTCCAATAGCTGAGGGTATTTTCTCAGACGACTTAGATAAAACATTGGTTAAAGGTAAGAAGATTATAAGTGGTGCATATGGTATAGTCTCAAATGTGTCTCTAAATGACATGGCTTTTGTGTCTG TGAATATGCAGCAAAACAAGTGCAACAACATTCACAAACAACTATCAGTTGGCAACGCATGGCAAAACAAGGGAATAACAGAACCCATAGCAGAGTTTGGATCACAAAAGGTTCAACATGTCATGGTATCACACTTGAACTGCCATTTACCTACAACTGCAAGTTACCTTGCACCTAAGCCAAATGAAGAACATGTCATAAACAAAACTTCAAAGCCAAATCCAGTGAAGGTCAACCTGCTATAA
- the LOC127076791 gene encoding subtilisin-like protease SBT4.3, whose translation MAKHNIFLFFFCVSIIFLVCDATQSDNEYIVYMGSLPKEDSYSPTSHHLNMLQQVFDGGNIQNFLIRSYKRSFNGFAAILNDQQREKIVSMNGVVSVFPNQNFHIQTTGSWNFIGLPQTIKRDPIVESDLIVGVIDSGIWPESQSFNDKGLGPIPKKWKGVCKGGANFTCNNKLIGARFYGNTDSARDEGGHGTHTSSTAGGREVQGVSFFDLAKGTARGGVPSSRIAMYKICGSDGKCSSASILGAFDDAIADGVDIISLSVGGQDALDFLNDPIAIASFHAMENGVLTSHSAGNSGPGVSTTSSVAPWLFSVAATTIDRKFISKLILGNGKSFIGSSVNTFPSNGTKIPIAEGTCSDGLGRTSVKGKIVLCESRGFEGSVSQRGAYGIVSNVEESLNDVAFVSGMPSTNLNSKDFKFVQSYADSTRSPEAEILKSEILHDTTAPRVASFSSRGPNLIVPDILKPDISAPGVDILAAYSPLAPPSSNVGDTRKVSYSIESGTSMSCPHIAGIAAYVKSFHPDWSPAAIKSAIMTTAKPVNGTYNDLAGEFSYGSGNANPPLAVNPGLIYNITKDDYVQMLCNYGYDDEKIKQISGENSRCRGTSNPSLVKDLNYPALVINVVPQKQFNIKFPRTVTNVGSPTATYKAIVTPIPNVKITVAPSLLSFKSLNEKQSFVVTVVGSVGSSQTEFSSSLVWSDGTHNVKSPIIVQLTS comes from the exons ATGGCTAAGCATAATATTTTTCTATTCTTTTTCTGTGTGTCTATAATATTTTTGGTTTGTGATGCCACTCAAAGTGATAATGAATACATTGTATACATGGGCTCACTTCCTAAAGAAGACTCATATTCTCCGACCTCTCATCATTTGAATATGTTGCAACAAGTCTTTGATGGTGGTAACATACAAAATTTCTTAATTAGAAGTTATAAGAGAAGTTTCAATGGTTTTGCTGCGATCCTCAATGATCAACAAAGAGAAAAAATTGTTAGTATGAATGGTGTTGTCTCCGTTTTTCCAAATCAAAACTTTCACATACAAACGACGGGATCCTGGAATTTTATTGGATTACCTCAAACAATCAAAAGAGATCCGATTGTTGAGAGTGATTTGATAGTTGGAGTCATAGATAGCGGAATATGGCCAGAGTCTCAAAGTTTCAATGACAAAG GTCTTGGTCCCATTCCCAAAAAATGGAAGGGAGTTTGTAAAGGCGGTGCTAACTTCACTTGCAATAATAAACTCATCGGAGCACGATTTTATGGTAACACGGATAGTGCAAGAGATGAGGGTGGTCATGGAACTCACACATCATCAACTGCAGGTGGAAGAGAGGTGCAAGGTGTGAGCTTTTTTGATCTTGCAAAAGGCACTGCAAGAGGTGGAGTCCCATCTTCAAGGATTGCTATGTATAAAATATGTGGTTCAGACGGTAAATGCAGTAGTGCTAGTATATTAGGTGCATTTGATGATGCCATTGCGGATGGTGTTGACATCATTTCGCTCTCAGTTGGGGGTCAAGATGCACTAGATTTTTTGAACGATCCTATTGCCATTGCTTCTTTTCATGCCATGGAGAATGGAGTACTCACATCACATTCTGCAGGAAACTCTGGTCCTGGCGTGAGTACTACTTCGAGTGTAGCACCTTGGTTATTTAGTGTTGCAGCAACTACTATAGATCGCAAATTCATTAGTAAGCTCATTCTTGGAAATGGAAAAAGTTTCATTGGTAGTTCAGTTAATACTTTCCCCTCAAATGGCACAAAAATTCCAATAGCtgagggtacttgctcagatgGCTTAGGTAGAACATCGGTGAAAGGTAAAATTGTTTTGTGCGAATCACGGGGATTTGAAGGTTCAGTTTCTCAACGTGGTGCATATGGTATAGTATCAAATGTTGAAGAGTCTCTAAATGACGTGGCTTTTGTCTCTGGTATGCCTTCAACTAACTTGAACTCAAAAGACTTTAAATTTGTTCAGTCTTACGCGGATTCCACTAGATCCCCTGAAGCTGAAATTTTGAAGAGTGAGATCTTACATGACACAACTGCGCCTAGAGTTGCTTCTTTCTCTTCTCGTGGTCCAAATCTAATTGTTCCAGATATATTGAAACCGGATATAAGTGCCCCAGGAGTGGATATCTTGGCTGCTTATTCACCCCTAGCCCCACCTTCTTCTAATGTTGGTGACACCAGAAAGGTTAGTTATAGCATAGAATCTGGAACCTCCATGTCGTGTCCCCACATTGCCGGAATCGCTGCATATGTGAAATCATTTCATCCAGATTGGTCACCCGCTGCTATCAAATCTGCTATCATGACCACAGCAAAACCTGTGAATGGTACTTATAATGATTTGGCCGGGGAGTTTTCTTATGGATCAGGGAATGCCAATCCACCACTAGCCGTTAACCCAGGACTTATTTATAACATCACAAAGGATGATTATGTGCAAATGCTTTGCAATTATGGTTACGATGATGAAAAAATTAAACAAATTAGTGGCGAAAACTCAAGATGTCGTGGAACTTCTAACCCATCATTAGTAAAAGATCTAAATTATCCTGCACTAGTGATTAATGTTGTGcctcaaaaacaattcaatatCAAGTTTCCTAGAACTGTTACCAATGTTGGTTCTCCTACTGCAACCTACAAGGCTATTGTCACTCCAATTCCAAATGTCAAGATTACTGTAGCGCCAAGTCTTCTCTCATTCAAATCATTGAATGAGAAACAATCATTTGTCGTCACAGTTGTTGGGAGTGTAGGATCAAGTCAAACTGAGTTTTCTTCGTCACTTGTTTGGTCAGATGGCACCCACAATGTCAAGAGTCCAATCATCGTACAATTAACATCTTAA